DNA sequence from the Strigops habroptila isolate Jane chromosome 4, bStrHab1.2.pri, whole genome shotgun sequence genome:
cagttttcTAGCTCCCGTATTCCATAAAAATAGGAATGTAGCCTTTTATGAAGAACTGCCAAAAGAGCCATGAAAGTAGTATACCTTCTCTGTGGACTCAAAGTCGGTAAGTATAAAACATCTGTGTGCTCTGGGAAGACAGGGTCACTGAGATAACACTCTCTGGCAAGTTAGAATGAAAATACTAGTAATGAAATAgttttgttggggtttcttttttttagaaaaaaggaTGTGAAAGTCATTGACAAAATTATTACATCCAATCAATATACATTTGAATGTGCCTTAGTTTATCTTACATCTCTTTTACCACAGATAAAAATTCTACAATAGCTAAAAGTAAGTGATGTGACTGTCGGTTATATTATACAGTGCATAAAAACTGTCCGTGTTAATGCCTGTCATAAAATCACAGCTGTTTGTTAGTTTTTAGTAGTGTTTTGAAGACTCTCAGTCACTTCCAGCCCCCATAGAGGTTTCCTCCACCCCCATCAGTGTCCTCTCCTTCTTCGCTGGTTCCTGTTTGGGGGCTTCAGGAGACTCTCTCGATACTTCACGTTTGTGTGGAACAGTCGAACCATCTCATGGTCTTTGTTATCCAATACTCTGggcagaaagagagaggatTTCTGTGTTCTGCGAGTTTTAAAGCCTCTTCTGGGTCGTCCTTTCCCATTGATTGAGACATACCAGAGTCTCTCTGCACTGGCTTTGCGCTTAGTGCCTGCTCTGTTAGGTACAGTTCGGTAGAGACGGGACGCATAAGTATTGTAACCCAATTCATGGATCCTCTCCACAAACTCACACTCCGCATTATAGTTTTCctgtaaagaaaacatgacAAAGTTTAAGAAGACCAAATGAGTAATAGATCTCTTCTACCTTTAGAAGATTGGACTAAAGTCTTAAGTAAGATTCAGTTGTAGGATGAGGACAGCAATACGTGTGATAAGAAAAACTGCGACTTTTTGTGCTACAAAAGGtgagcagaagagaagcacTGAGCCTCATTTGCCACAAGGTACCCCCTGTCAGCACTGTGAGGATACTCTGCGGATCACAGGCAGAAAGAGGCCAAAAacaatgtgaaaacaaaaaatgtggtGTGAATAGGAATCAATAACTCTGCTGATTGATTGTTCAGCTATAAATGTAATGGTTTTGTTCTTACTGATCTAAATATGCCTGTGAACCTGATGGATGATTGAAATGCTACCTATCAACCTTTGCAATCTATTAAAATGGTAAAACCCTACAGTTTAATGTAAAATCTGGCTCTTCAATTGGTATCTTAGTAGTTACATACACCTATAGTCTATTACACCCAGTTTGTTATGGATATTTGAGCAGTAAAAAAACATCTTTATGAGCTTTCTTTGATTGCTTAAGCATGGCAAAATGAAAGCACACCCTGCCCACCAGTGTGTTCCTCCAAAATGCTAGGCTACTCCTCTACCACAAACCCTGAGGGAGAATATGCACCCACCCTGGGTGCTTGCATTTTACATGAGCTATCAAAATCTGCCCCTTTTCATCTCAACTGAGAGAAAACTGTGCAAAAGCCTGACACGAGGaactccctcctcctccctgggagCAGTAGGAACAGAGCAAGTAAAGGACCTCCCACACTGTACATGTTTTCTTAactaaaataatcttttctgtaCCTGTGTGATGAGGATTTCAGTTCCTAACATTTGTAAGGCAGAGGGGAACTGTTACCATGATCTTcactggggttttcttgtttcacATCTCTGTAGAGGACATGGGAAGGGCACAGATAGCCAAGCTGGGGCTAGAAAAGCCATAGGCTCTATTAAGAACATGACTTTAATGCTGTTCACTCACCAGAAATTTCGATAGGCATTTAACAAGGTTTTAAAAGACTCCACATgtctcagcttctctgctgtAAACCGGAAGTGACCTTCCTTGCAAGGACAAGGGTTTCAGATGCTGTGGTGCTGGAGCACACGCAACTACCAGATGTAGGTAGATTTGTTCTGCTGTCTGCCTCAGTTCTAGTTGTCAAGGGTTTACCACAGAGGATAAACCTAGAGGATTATCACAAATCTGCTAAGGATACAAAGGAATTCTGCAGGCtcaacaaattaattttattgacATGGGAAAATTGGTAAGCCAAGGAATAACTGAATTATTCCAATACtgtttttctggggaaaaactaaaaaaaagctAGAGGGAAATAGCTTTTTCCTGGATTGTCCCTCcagctctgaaaaacaaatcagaaacaGTCTCTCTCAGACTTGAGCTGGAACAgcaaaaattacctttttttagTTGTTCAGAAACCTTTTGTGGCTGATATTCCTTGGCACATGACAGCTGAACAAACTTCAGGATGGCCTGATGATCCTCACACTAGAAAGGGGAGTCAAGGAGAAGAGGGCTCTCTGGGCTATCCTACTCTAGGATTCTCTGGGCTATACTGCTCTAGGTGAGCAGCTTTTTATTCAGAATTTGTTAGTCTTGCTTTAATTAAGTTTAATTcatttggagaaaaaacaacaggaaagaaagatgcaaaaaaacttgaaaatttaTCCTTCCCATTAATTTCTTCGGGGCAACACTGGCTCTGAGCTGATGGAGCAGCTTCCATCAAAAAAGATGCCTATTTTAATCAGAATACTAACTGGAAGCATAGAAGTGGCCAGCCTTAACTCTGGCACAGCAGAGCTAGTATGTCCTCATGCCacttcagctgcattttcctttgccaGAATTGCTTGTGATCTGCTTTAATCAGTGTGCACCACATGAGACACATTACAGAAGCTGGGTCGTAAACACTATCTGATCATTCTTGAAGAGGTGGagtaaaatacattaaatgagGAAGGCAACTGAGTTGATTGTGTTACCAAGGTGGCATTCACATGGAAAAAGCTGACATTGCTTCAGGATATATCATGCTGTTCAAATTGACAGAATCCCATCCCAGGACTAGTTGGAGAAAGCAAATTCCACATAGCCATATTTACCCTCCTCAAATCTGTTTCCATTCCATGGGATTCCTCAAGAAACTGCACGGTATGGCTGTTAGACAGTAGGAGATCACAAGATTGCTAGGGATGCAATCAAAGACAATTGAAGAAATTCAAGGAAGTAGATAATGTGTGTAGTATACACACTGACAAATATGCCTTCATATGTTCCTGAATGCAAGGAAGTCTAAGCTAAAGTGTTTTATTCACTGAGGTGAAGCATTGGCTGGGCTGAAAAGGCAAGGCTCCCACTAATACCAGCAAAGCTCAGATTTTACCTCAAAAACCAGGACAAAAAATGAGGTCAAAGGAGTAAAATAAGGTGTTTATTTTCACCTTTAGGTTCACCTTTCACCTTCTTCTTGCACCTTCTCgtacttcttttcctttttatagcCCTGTGCCTTTTAGTGCCTGTAAATTCTTTCACTGCCCAACCAAATGCTCTGTGCTAAGAAACTCCTGTTAATAGGCTGCTTTCTGTAAGAGATGCTCAGTTACTTATGGATATTCGTGATCTAACATATATATTTGATGTGGATCTTGGGCACaggcaaaaagaaagtaagaacGCAGCTTCTTTCCACTTTAAAAAGTATACCAATTTGTTATCTGTAACAATTCCAAGCAGAAATCTGTTGTGACATCACTCTTTTCTCTCTAACTGTTTATTTATAAGAAATGAGTGCTCCCCACTAGGCCCCTTCTTCCCATAGGAAGTGACAGGTATACATCAATCTTAAGTATGACTTACTGATGCATAAAGTCTGCCCCTTCTGTTCATGGCTAGGTATCTGCCAGAGAACAAGCCCTTGATGGCAACGATTCCAACATCAACAGCAGTTATTTCAAGAATAcctagaaacagaaaaaattatgaGATATGTTGTTGCTCCCTCATCATGTGTAATTTCCCGAGATACATTTGAACAACTGCTCACCTGCAGAGTGTGATTTCACAGCTCTCACTACCTCACATCAAAATCACAGTGCAACCATGACTTAAACCAGACTATTATTTGAAACAGTATAAACCAACAATGTGGGAATTGCTTGAGACAAGATGGACAATAAATTCTGAGATGTCTGATTGAGATTGAActctttcaaaaatgaaaaagatctGACACTGAACTAGAGGGCCACGTAATcctatatgtatataaaaaggTTTAAATCCTCTTTAATTCTTAGGAACACAAGAACTCTTGACTTACTGAAACCAGTCACAAAGCTGTCCATTGCAAGACAAAGCCCTTGCTGATGTCTCGAGAGGGTAAACCAGAGCGAGTTGGCTGCATTTTGGAGCCATGAAAGGAACTTGTCATATAAGAGGTCAACATAGCCCTCTAGACAAGGACAATATGACTGTTCAAGTCAAATTAAAAGGAAGGAGATTTTCAGGCCATCAAAGATGGGGTCtcaagaacaagaaaagcatCACAGGCGAGGCTGGTGCAATATCTGCCTAAGTGTTTATGTCCAGCCATGATGTGATGGTGCCACGATGCTGATGGAGACACAAATGGCTTGGGAGATCTTGTGTTATACGTGCAGGGCTCTCTCACTGGCTTGCTCAGATTCTGCTCTCAGTTCCCTTAATGGTTTTCTCTGAGTGTTGGAAGGCAAGAGGTGCCCCCTGCACTCAAACCCGTTGCTGTCCCGTATTGGCAGCAATACGGGAAAGCCAGGGCCTGTCCCCACCGCAGAGCTGGATTGCTGGCCTGGGAGAGTTGGGGTGGGTTTGGTACAGCTGTTTTGAATCAGGCCCCGGGTCGCTGCTGAAGGATGTCTCCTCCAGGCTTTGGTAGCGAGGGGGTTTTGCTCTAAGAAATAGTGGTTTTCCTTTATGGACTTCAGACAGATCCCTGAGGTCTCCCTTATCTCTGTGTGCCATCACCAGGCGGGATTTACGCTTCCTGGGATGGCGGGACCGGGCTGTACCCGGCGCTCCCCCCGGGGAAGCGGCAGCGCTGATCCTGatcctgctcccctccctcctgccgCCCTCGCACAAACTCCCTCACTCCCCACATATCCCGTTTCATCTTAATTCGCACCGATCCGCGGCACATGTCAAAGGGGACAGATGTGATTTAGCTCGTGGAAGCTCAAGCTCCCCGTCGGAGATAAACTGAGGGACGCAAGGGCAGTCTGCCGCCCGTCGGGGAGGGCACCGGTTGCCCAGCGGTCCGGGCTTGGGCAGGGCTAGCGTCGGAATCCCCCAGCGGGGCGAGGACAAGTGACAGGTCGGGAGGGATGAGCAAGGCAAGGTCCCCGTGGGAGGCGGGGGATTTAGGGGTCCCGCTCTGAGCCCTACCGCCGCCGGCCAGGTCCCCACGCTCGGGACAGTGGCAGAGGGGGCTGCCCCCTCGAGCCCGCCAGCCACTCGGATCCGAGACGGGATCTCGCTGAGCCTGGCGAGGGGAGGGCGCGAAAGCACCAGCACTGGGGGTACCCACCGTCCCCGTCGAGGAGCCCTGGCGGAGCCACCGCACGTCCAGCTCCGACCCCGGGCAGGAGGGGAGGCGGGAGCGGCTTCGCCACCGCCCCGTCCGCCACTGTGCCCGCACCCGCCCCAATTGGTCCGAGAGGGAGATCCCCCCTCCCCGCAGAAGCCGGGGACGCGGGATGGGGAAAGGTGTTGCCAGTACTCACTGTAGACGCTGTTTTTCTCCAAGGTGCCGTTGATCCTGCCGCTGGGGTGGATCTGGAGGTGGTACTTGGTGGCACAGTAGAGCTTCCTCCGCCGGGGCGCTCCCCCGAGGTGCTCGTAGACGCCGCCGCGGCCCCCCGCATCCCGGCGCGGCCGGGGGTCGCTCGAGGGGGCTCCGGTGGCCTTCCCCGGGGCCCACGGCTCCTGCAACAAAGTCAGGAACAAGATCCAAGTTATAACCATTGTGGCATGATGGCCGCAGCGCTTAGTCTGCTGGGGAGATGGAGGCTTGGAGCTAATGGCACCAGGGGTCCCATTAAAGCCGTCTTGCTAGCAGCACTCCGAAGTTGCAGAGCACACGCTGCTTCGGGTCGCGAAGCATTGGCAAGGTTTTTTCGGCCCCGATCTGGCCCTTTTATATGTCTCAGATTTACTTAAAGCAATAGACATCAGCAAAGGCCACCGAAGAGTCCCAGCTGTTTGTATTAGACGGAGCTGCCGTGATCAGCCTTCTCCTTAGGTTTCCAGCTAGACAGACGGCATGCAGGAGAGacagagaggcaggaggagggagggggagacAGAGAAGAGGGAGACACCCGCTGAATTTCGGCAGACTGCGGGGGAAATAGTTGATCGACGGAGcatagaaacaaaagcagcttcGTGCAACAATAGCTTGATCTGCGACCAATTGATACAAAGCAGAGGAGGCGAAAGGTATAGCTCTCGTGTGAACTCCCAGAGCGCAGCGTGGATAAAATTACACAGCATCGCCCCGACACCCCGCAcggggaggaaggaggagggggtgggggagtgtgggttagctgctgctgctgctcctgccccgcGGAGAGGCGCGGACGCTCCGCTGGGCACCGCCGCGGCAGCCGGGGTTGGGCTGGGGGGGGATGCTCGGACCGAACATCTTCCACCCGCCTCACTTTGTCCCCCGTGTTGAAAGCAAACAGTTATTAGTAAATCAAACAGCTCACGGTTACAGATACGCGTTCTTTAGGGTCTTTTAGTCATTTCTAAATTAACGCTAAACCCGGAGCGTTATGATATGCAAGAAGCTGGAGCATATCCTTCTCCTTAACTCTGGTGATCCTTAGCTCTAGCAGAGGTGCCCCCGCTACCGTGTAGCTTCACACCCCTGCCTACGAGTTCCAAAGGTGATGGAGCTGCCTAggaataaatagaaaagaaggcaaaaggtGCAACAGCTCGGGGATTTGCGCTGTGCCCTGTGTGTGCGGCTCAAAGGCGGCTCATTAACCAGATTTGCATCTGAAACAGGCAGTAGGAGTTTTAGGGAAGTGTTTGGGAGATAATTAGTATTAATGTGCTGGAAGGGCACATAAATACACCTTTGAAGTGAGGCACGTCAGGATTCAAGCGTTTGACCTTGATCaatctgagggtttttttcgCAGAATGGGTGAACTTgaagatataaaatattttttaagacatttttatgTAGAGCACGACGATTTTCttacacagctttaaaattaaacatgaaacTTTTAGTAGTGGGAAAATTAAGGGATACAACCTTTCCCTAAAGGGAATTGAAGGAGGACGAAACGATCTCGAAAGTTTCTCTCTACTTTAAGCTGTGCTTAATATTTAGTAGCTCTCCAAGCCTAAAAGGCTTTTCATTATACAGTCGCCTGGGCTAAAAGGAAGCACATAACTCTCTTCCTCTCCAAGCATCCCCTTTCCGCCACCAccactccttcctcccctttgtcctcCCCGCAAGTTAAGCCCCAGCCTCACAGAGAAGGTTTGATCTGGGGATGATAAATGTTTGTACAATTAATTCTttattgctgtgctgctgcaatgCCACTTCCAGGCTGCCTTGTAGTTCCCGTGCATGTAGTAAATGTAAACCACTAGAAATTCAAATCATTAAAGCACCGTGTCTACGGGAAAATACAAGAACAGAAACAGCGGGACCCCAATCTTGGCGTGTAGCGGGGCTCCTTGCTTGCGGGACAAAGTCTTCTGTCCCTCCCAAAAGAAGCAGCCCTTCCTCTCGGGAATCCCTTGGGGTTTGCCGAGCTGCAAGGCAAAAGTGgtttcagaaaaataactctgaaCTTGGAAGTGTCCTGGAAGATGTTTTCAGCGGCACCCTGTGAAGGCTAGATAAGACTTAATTACTGTCAATAATTACAGCCATCTCCTCCGAGGACATCTCTGGTCCTAGCAACTCCCCGTGGATGCGCAGCTGACATTTTACAGTTCGGGATCTGCAGggaatttttcattaaaaacaccCCCAATGCCACAAGATCCTCCCCCTCGCAATAAGAAACCCCAAAGCTTAGTGGGTGGAAGAGTAACACATTAATGACTTCTGCTCAAATTGCTTCCATCTTGATCGCATCTTCTTAATTAGCACCATCATCTACAAATCTTTCCGCCCTGGGCATCTGACACAGGCTTCCCAGCGCTGTGTATTCTACTCCTTAGGGAGGGCAACACTTAGCGGCTTTGTTATTAACGGTTCCATCTCAAAAAGAAACGAATACAACAGCCATGGATATAGCAAAGGGCTTGTAAGTACCTTGTCTCACTTGGTACAACACTGAGTAGCAAGCAACCTGAAGTCGTTGTGCTCCAGTCAGACGTCCCTACAGTAAAACATAAGCCCGCTCTTGAGTATTTTCAGTTGTCTGGTGACcattttttttgcaaataaaaaggTCCCTTTGATGTGGTCTCATTCTAaccgggggggggagggggaatgtCAGATGTGGGCttgctggaaatatttttaattatgccCCAAAGCTTCTTATAACCCCGAAGTAATAATCACAGGAGCAGTTTGAGGCTGTTACTTGACGTGGAGGGGAGAACGGGCTCTAGTATGTAACTACATTAGGATTACAACCGATAACGAGCTATTAAGTGGCTGGGAATGGGCGATTTTCAGTGGAACAGCGTTTCTCCTGGGTAGAAGAGGGTATTTGAGACAGATGTTTTTATCCTTACACCGTGCACACTGTAAGCAcgcaaagcatttttcttcttctctcgTATATTCGGGTATGTGCGTCTGAGATCTTCAGGGCGAAGCAAGGCATAGTTTTATTTAAGTatcaaataaatgtaaatataaggGGGGAGAAAACCCGCAAAGCCCATAAAATTTTGAAAGCCTCCGCCTTCAAAAATGCTGTCTGAGTTTAATCTGTAACAAACGTTACACGCATACATTGTGTGATGATTCCGCTCGAATCGGGATGGGGTTTTACTCCGCGGTCCGCCGCCCCAGCACTGATTTACGACCAGCCCGTTACTCTAACGAGAAGGAAGTTACAATTTGTAGAGCAATAAATAGCCAGGCGGTGGGAGGAGCCCCCAGCAGAAAAGAACGGCCCTCCTTCCGCAATTAAAACTCCATCCCAACCTCGGTGTGGGCCGTGGGAAGGGCTCAAAGCAAATACCTCGGTGGTTATTAGGGGTCTGGTTGCAATGTGCTAATGTCATCCCCCGATCGGGGCTCTCCTACACGGTGCAGCCTGCTCACACCTGCTGGTAGTGGGAAGAGCTTCTAAATTCAATTGATTTTATTCAGCtatatcttgttttctttgtggtttcCTAGTGGGGCTATTCCGCGCCCTGTGAGCAATATAATCTTGTTTAAATGATTTTCCAGACCACACAGCATCACATTACCCAGCTCTATACATGCGGGCAATGATGTTTAGTGTGTTGGACACTATTAACTCCCTGAAAGCAGGATGAAGGGAGAATAGAGGAAGAATGCTCCAGGGAATAAATTCATGGCTTTCCAGGTTTGGGTAGCTTTCTCAGgtggagaaaataagatttagATCTTTTCAAATGGAAAGAGATAGAAAGAATTCTCTAAAGGCAGTGTTAAACATCTATCAGTCGTATAATTTTTCCCTTTATCCACTCCGTATGAAGTGATTTTCATGTTTACAGGTACTTTTTATGGCTTATGGACAAACAACGTGAGATCTTCAGATTACATATCATATGAGCTACTGCTCTAGtgcacttcagaaaataaattagtttaGAATTTTTAAGCTTCTGTATTTAGGTTAAAAGCATGTGTGGTTTTAACTGATACTGATATTAACATTTTCTAATTTAGctgttatatatattttataatatctattattattatctacaagaacctggagaggggcttttgatgagggcctgtagggacaggacaaaggggaatggatttaacctgacagaggggagatcttaggcagaagtgagggtggtgaggtgctggcacaggttgcccaaagaagctgtggctgccccatccctggcagtgttcaaggccaggttggaaggggcttggagcaacctggtctagtggaaggtgtgcctgcccatggcagggttggaactggatgatctttaaggtcccttccaacccaaaccattctaagattctatgattctattatacTGATCATGGTATGAATTACTAAGTTCCTTACTCCAGGAAATTCCTACTAAAGTTAGCAAGAGTTTCATTTGCTGAGGGCTGCGGGATTAATGCTTCATTCAAAGTCCAATGAATTCACCAAGAACCTTTTTTTTCAACACTGGTGAAGTTGGATCAGGCCCAGTCttattactggaaaaattatttttcccttgttctcaGGTAATCTAATGGTTTATCAGGATGAAAGCATTCAAAACAGTGAATGCAACagcattctctttttctcctctgttacTTATGCCTTTTCAATACGAAAAACAAAGGggacagaagaagaaatgcaatGCAACCAAAAACTGTGAAGGTGGGGTTTAGATGGCTTGTAAAGATGTGTGGCAGGCTCAACCTGTGCTACCTCAGGGATAttcatcgaatcatagaatcaaccaggttggaaaagacctttaagatcatcaagtccaaccgttccccagcactgccaaggccaccactaaaccatggcacTAAAGGCCTTGTCTACATgatttgtgaacacttccagggacggtgactccaccattgccctgggcagcctgttccaatgcctgaccaccctcttggtgaagaaattgttcctaatctcaagtctaaacctcccttagcacagcttgaggccgtttcctcttgttGTGCCACTTTtcccttgggagaagagaccagccacctcctggctccctcctcctttcaggtagttatagagagcgataaggtccctcctgagcctcattttctccagactaaacccaccagttccctcagccattcctcatcaaacttgtgctccagccccttcaccagctccactgcccttctctggacctgccCCAGCACCTCGATTCAGACCAATACAGAACTGTAAAGTGCAGCCATTAAAATAACTAACCAAGAGGGAGATTGGGATGTCTGGAAGAGGAGCAAGGGAGTGTAAAAACAATAGAAATGGGATGTGTTGATAACTTGGGACCAGATTTGCACACCCATTTCACACCTTTGATATCTCAATCATCACTTAATATAGCCTGAGCTCATGGGATGGGGGTGGAACTTTGCTCCTTTATGTTACTCAGCATGTGTTTTTGAAATCAGcttcaaagcatttctgtagATTTACAGAGAAGTGTGGTGTACCTGAGAGGAATATCTGGCCCATATCCATGAAGGAATTGCACTTCAAGATGTGCTATTCAGAGAGATCTGCTACCACTTTTAGAGTTTATCCCCCAGTTCCTTCCACAATCAGAGGCTTGTTATGATCTCACTCAGCCCTGCAAATCTTTGGGAGTTGGGTTACCTGAAGGTAAAAGATCTCTCTTTCTCCAGGCTGGGGTTGGATCAACACTTTGCAAACCAGATGACAGGCAGAAGGGTCAGGCCTAGGTCTGGGCATGGGGTTGCCCGAGCACCAGGATCAAATCAGAAAGGATCTGCCCTAGAGAAATGCCACGTGCATGAACATGTGTTCCTGGAATTAAAAACCTACTGCCAGGAATTATCACCTCCAAGATGAAGATTAGTAATTGTTGCATTtaaacttttctgcttttaggGAAGACCACTTTAGATCAAGGTTTGAATTATATGGCAGGGCTTTTCCCCAAAAAATCTCATTCATGATTATATGTTGTCCTAAAGGTGGTCATAATGCAAAGTATCTTGAAGTTCCACCTAGAtcaaggctgagagagctggacttgttcagcctggagaagagaaggtctCCAGGcagaccttaaagcagcttccagtgcctaaaggggctgacaagaaacctggagaggggcttttgacgagggggaatggctttaacctcacagagaggagatttagatgagacattaggaagaagttcttgcctgtgagggtggtgaggtgctggcacaggttgcccagagaagctgtggctgccccatccctggggcattcaaggccaggttggacggggcttggagcaacctggtctagtggaaggtgccctgCCCGTGAGACCTGCTTGGTCCCAACTgtttgagctggaagggacctttagaaccatccagttccaatcccctgccatgggcagggacaccttccactagagcaggttgccccatcctacctggcctggaacactgccagagcTCTCCAACTGTCCAACGTAAAGTTGCAAATGTATGAGTTTATCTCCAGACCCAGTGCCACTATCGTCTCTTTGGTTACAGAGTTTCCAACAGAGGCCACGCTATCTCTATGCCATCTGTTTTAGGAGTAGTCCTGAGGAGTCCTGAGAAGCTCAGGCTGAAATCAGAGTTATTTTGCTCCCATCCAGATCTCTGCTAGGTCACCCAGAAGGTCTGCAGTTGAGGAGAATGTGGGACCAGGCTCTGGAACTTACCCAAGCTAGCAGAGAAAGTAGCTTTCACTTGATACTGTGCAGTATAGACCCTTCCCACAGAGACCTGGAGGTCTTTCTTGCTGGAGCTGGAACTCCCTACAGGAAATTAGCTGCTGAGAAAAAGTACATATGATGTTTCTTCAtaattctttcctgttttgtggAAGCTCAAGTTCTACTGCTTAAATTCTTCTGACCAGCGGTGTGAACAAGGAGGAATTAATCTCTTTTCACTGCTACATCCCTCTGCCATCCCTTGGGAAATTTATACTGTTCAAATCTTTATCTGGGCACTTTAACACTGACATTTCAGGGTAGATTTTGCAGTATGTCTCCTGAGCAGTAGCTGGTCCTAGCAGTACGGCTGTCACTTGAGATACCATCCCACTGAGTTCAATTTGGCATAACATTtcagcatccctgcctgggGTGCCTGGTGTCTGGGTATCAAACCCTCTTTGCTGgcttctcctgcagccccagcagccctggcagccCCTGCTGCCTTGCTCCTGGCTGCCCTCTCTGCTTTGACATCTGAACCAGCAGCCTGTCCTGTCACTGGTAGCAGATGTGGCCTCAGTTCCTCTTGCGCTATTCTGCAGTCTTtaataaattctttttcctaGTAATTTCATTAATTAGATTATTAATCAAGTGGTCAACACTATGTATTAGACATCCTATATCTAAGACAGCGCATCTAAGAATGGGTAGAGCAAGAAAATTTGGTTCTCCTGTTTCAAACCCAACCTGACAAGTGGGTAAAAGGCCATCAGAGCTGTTAGGTCTGGAGGTATATTTTTCACCTGTAACAGAAAGAGGGAGGTTTAATAATTTAGTAGTATGTTATCTTAGTG
Encoded proteins:
- the FGF3 gene encoding fibroblast growth factor 3; the protein is MVITWILFLTLLQEPWAPGKATGAPSSDPRPRRDAGGRGGVYEHLGGAPRRRKLYCATKYHLQIHPSGRINGTLEKNSVYSILEITAVDVGIVAIKGLFSGRYLAMNRRGRLYASENYNAECEFVERIHELGYNTYASRLYRTVPNRAGTKRKASAERLWYVSINGKGRPRRGFKTRRTQKSSLFLPRVLDNKDHEMVRLFHTNVKYRESLLKPPNRNQRRRRGH